TCCTGAACCGGGCCGACGCCAAGCCGCGAATCCCGACCAGCATCGACCAGATGAATCCGCACAACCGCTTCCTGCGGACGCTCGCGTCCATCCCGCTCGTCCCCGGCGTGGCCGCCAACTCGATCATCGCGGTCCAAGGGGACGGGCCGGTCGAGGACGGCAGCGACGGCGTGGTGGCCTATCGCAGCGCCCACATCGACGGCGTCGAATCGGAAGCGGTGGTCCGATCGCCGCACTCGCTCCAGGACAACCCGGAGACGGTCGAGGAGGTGCGCCGGGTCCTGCTCCTCCACGACACGCCGAGCGCCGCCCCCTGACGCAACTGGCCGATCCGCGCGATCTGCAGCCACAACGAGGGCCTCGCCTGGGCCCGACCTGCCCGGCGGGCCTGCGGAGAATCTTCGGAGGAATTTCCGGGTTCCGTCAGGACTTGTGCGACGAATCAGGGGATCCTGGTGGCCCACCGATGACGGGTCACCACTGATAGGCTTGGGCAAGGAGCCAGCGTGATGGGCAAGGACGAGAAGATGAAGGGCAAGGCGTACGACAAGGAGCTCGCCAAGCTGCACGTCGAGCTGGTGAATCTCCAGGAGTGGGTCAAGCTCAAGGGCCTCAAGGTCTGCATCGTCTTCGAGGGACGCGACGGCGCGGGCAAGGGCGGGGTCATCAAGGCCATCACCGAGCGCGTGAGCCCGCGGGTCTTCCGGGTGGTCGCCCTCCCCGCCCCGACCGAGCGCGAGAAGAGCCAGATGTACGCCCAGCGCTACATGCCTCACCTGCCGGCGGCGGGCGAGATCGTCATCTTCGACCGCAGCTGGTACAACCGGGCCGGGGTCGAGCGGGTCATGGGCTTCTGCACCGAGCAGCAATCGAAGGCCTTCCTGCAGATCGTCCCGAGCTTCGAGAAGCTCATGGTCGATTCCGGCATCCATCTCCTCAAGTACTGGCTCGAGGTCAGCGAGGAGGAGCAGACGCGACGGCTCGAGGGACGGATCGACGACGGGCGGAAGATCTGGAAGCTGTCCCCGATGGATCTCAAGTCCTACAGCCGCTGGTACGACTATTCCCGGGCGCGGGACGACATGTTCGCGGCCACCGACACCGTGTGGGCGCCCTGGCACGTCACCAACTCGGACGACAAGCGTCGGGCGCGCCTCAACATCATCCGCCACCTGCTGGACAGCATCGAGTACAAGCGGCCGCCCCGCGAGAAGATCACGCTCCCCAAGCGGCAGAAGCCCGGCAGCTACCGCGAGCCCGACTACCCCTACAAGGTCATCCCCCAGAAATACTGACCGCCCGCGCTACGGCTTGATGTTCTGGTTCAGGTGGAACGCGTTGTCGGGGTCGTACTTGCGCTTGACCTCCCGCAGACGCTTGCCGTTGGGGCCGAAGGCGGCCGCGATCGCGGTGTCCTCGCCCACCTCGTCGGCGTTCAGGTAGTTCACGTACCGGCCCGCCGTGAAGTGCGGGGCCATCGCCCCGTAGGCGTCGCGCGCCCACGCGACGTTGGCCGGGGTGGCCGA
This region of Candidatus Methylomirabilota bacterium genomic DNA includes:
- the ppk2 gene encoding polyphosphate kinase 2, which translates into the protein MGKDEKMKGKAYDKELAKLHVELVNLQEWVKLKGLKVCIVFEGRDGAGKGGVIKAITERVSPRVFRVVALPAPTEREKSQMYAQRYMPHLPAAGEIVIFDRSWYNRAGVERVMGFCTEQQSKAFLQIVPSFEKLMVDSGIHLLKYWLEVSEEEQTRRLEGRIDDGRKIWKLSPMDLKSYSRWYDYSRARDDMFAATDTVWAPWHVTNSDDKRRARLNIIRHLLDSIEYKRPPREKITLPKRQKPGSYREPDYPYKVIPQKY